Proteins encoded in a region of the Paenibacillus pedocola genome:
- a CDS encoding HAMP domain-containing sensor histidine kinase yields the protein MIRPRKIRNLWGTLVLMVFLIMLSAALLMALLSFLIVHSGIIDVGRFNIFWPISVVMITSILIGTVITAISGRKILTPIIDLSEAAKQVAKGDFSIRVAHEEHRVDVLGEMAVNFNRMVQELGGIETLRNDFIVNVSHEFKTPIAAIEGYATLMQDHDLSPKERQEYSRLIIESTRQLSSLSSNILKLSKLENQEYIVDKSQFGLDEQIRQALLLLEAQWNDKDINLDLDLEPVVFYGNEDLLMQVWLNLLGNAIKFTDSGGEIAVHLSTTGHAVTVTITDSGIGMTEEVIKHIFEKFYQGDKSRSAEGNGLGLPLVRRIVEMCGGEISVESTPGEGSVFAVSFPVEE from the coding sequence TTGATCAGGCCGAGGAAAATACGCAATCTGTGGGGAACGCTGGTTCTTATGGTGTTCTTGATTATGCTGAGCGCGGCGCTGTTAATGGCACTGCTGAGCTTTTTGATCGTGCATTCGGGAATTATCGATGTGGGCCGGTTCAATATCTTTTGGCCGATCTCCGTTGTAATGATTACCAGTATCCTGATCGGAACGGTTATAACTGCGATTTCGGGACGCAAAATTCTGACCCCGATCATCGATCTCAGTGAAGCCGCCAAGCAGGTTGCCAAAGGCGATTTCAGCATCAGAGTTGCGCATGAGGAGCATAGAGTCGATGTGCTGGGGGAGATGGCCGTCAATTTTAACCGCATGGTGCAGGAGCTGGGCGGTATTGAGACGCTGCGCAATGATTTTATCGTTAATGTCTCGCATGAATTCAAGACCCCGATCGCGGCGATTGAAGGTTATGCCACCTTAATGCAGGATCATGATCTTTCACCTAAGGAACGCCAGGAATACAGCCGGCTGATCATTGAGAGCACGAGGCAGCTGTCCTCACTGTCCAGTAACATCCTGAAGCTGTCCAAGCTGGAGAATCAGGAATACATCGTGGACAAAAGCCAGTTCGGCCTTGATGAGCAAATCCGCCAGGCTCTGCTGCTGCTGGAAGCCCAGTGGAATGACAAAGATATCAATCTGGACCTCGACCTTGAACCTGTCGTGTTCTATGGCAACGAAGATCTGCTGATGCAGGTCTGGCTGAATTTACTTGGGAATGCCATTAAATTTACGGACAGCGGAGGAGAAATTGCCGTCCATCTCTCCACAACAGGCCATGCCGTTACTGTGACAATCACAGATTCCGGTATCGGGATGACAGAGGAAGTAATAAAGCATATCTTCGAGAAATTCTATCAGGGAGATAAATCGCGGTCGGCAGAAGGCAATGGCCTCGGGCTGCCGCTGGTGCGGCGTATTGTGGAGATGTGCGGAGGAGAAATTTCGGTTGAGAGCACGCCGGGGGAAGGCTCAGTATTTGCGGTTAGCTTTCCTGTTGAGGAATAA
- a CDS encoding response regulator transcription factor, with product MINILVVEDNDKLRQLIGTVLTKHGYNPVTAVDGQHALELLDTHYIDLIISDIMMPNVDGYELIQRLREAGYNTPVLMVTAKESFKDKQRGYLAGTDDYMVKPIDVNEMILRVGALLRRAQIANERRLVIGEVILDSDSITVYRGDKSLLLPQKEFYLLYKLLSYPNKIFTRQQLMDEIWGMDSETDARTVDVHINRLRDRFKDCPEFEIVTVRGLGYKAVKRC from the coding sequence ATGATCAACATTCTTGTAGTAGAGGACAACGACAAGCTGCGGCAGCTGATCGGCACTGTGCTTACCAAACACGGGTATAACCCGGTGACGGCAGTGGATGGACAACATGCGCTGGAGCTGCTGGATACACATTATATTGATTTGATTATCTCGGATATTATGATGCCAAACGTGGACGGATATGAACTGATCCAAAGGCTGAGAGAGGCAGGCTATAATACTCCGGTGCTGATGGTTACGGCAAAAGAGAGCTTCAAGGACAAGCAGCGCGGGTATCTGGCCGGTACGGATGATTATATGGTGAAGCCGATTGATGTGAACGAGATGATCCTGCGGGTGGGGGCACTGCTGCGGCGGGCACAGATTGCGAATGAACGCAGGCTGGTTATCGGGGAGGTCATACTGGATTCGGATTCCATTACGGTCTATCGCGGGGATAAAAGCCTGCTGCTGCCCCAAAAGGAGTTCTACCTTCTGTACAAGCTGCTGTCCTACCCGAACAAAATCTTTACCCGCCAGCAGCTGATGGACGAAATCTGGGGGATGGACTCGGAGACGGATGCGCGAACCGTGGATGTGCATATCAACAGGCTGCGTGATCGCTTCAAGGACTGTCCTGAATTCGAGATTGTTACCGTGCGGGGATTGGGGTATAAGGCGGTGAAGCGCTGTTGA
- a CDS encoding ABC transporter ATP-binding protein/permease, which yields MLQLKNISKSYTTGSFTQIALNDVSLDFRKNEFVAILGPSGSGKTTCLNLIGGLDQYDSGDLIINGTSTKHFKDSDWDAYRNNSVGFIFQSYNLISHLSITDNVEMGMTLSGVSAEVKHRKAVEALEKVGLKEHIHKKPGQLSGGQMQRVAIARALANDPDIILADEPTGALDTVTSEQIMELIKEIAKDKLVVMVTHNPELAEAYADRTVQFRDGKVISDSNPPSDIQENTNYQLKKTAMSYFTALKLSGKNISTKKWRTALTAFASSIGIIGIALILSLSNGFDKQISSYESGALSNFPVTINESAASIDLSSRPSEDAGKANKEWTEFTSAGEIYPYDPSANTVMHTNVLSEEYLNYLDGIDSALLDGVSYSRKVSMNILRSDGATAVPVDTASLNFTSYPDKPAGAEGSYLADYYDLLAGSLPEKSTDLVMVVDEYNRMSQSILEALGLDYKAANISFDDIVGREFKLIYNDDYYIESDGMFKLNGNAANLSTMYNNGNAVTLKISGIIRKQQDSPMSTMSAGIAYSDSLAEQFITNAKNSAIVKAQEQQDQVNVLTGKVFSQVNGMGSGMGMGMGFGMSSSGASTDPGSSMSKEDTLAALGAVATPSSISLYPKDFEAKEGIVKYLDQWNEGRSDKEMIVYTDLAEMVTSLSSGIMDGITMVLIAFASISLVVSLIMIGIITYISVLERTKEIGVLRALGARKKDITRVFNAETCIIGSLSGLLGIGIAYLLTIPVNIILKSITDLSNVAQLNPLHAFGLVVLSVGLTMLGGFIPAKFAAKKDPVVALRSE from the coding sequence ATGCTGCAATTGAAAAACATTTCTAAAAGTTATACCACGGGCAGTTTCACGCAAATTGCCTTAAATGATGTCAGTTTGGATTTCAGAAAAAACGAGTTTGTGGCGATTCTCGGACCCAGCGGTTCAGGCAAAACAACCTGTCTGAATTTGATCGGCGGGCTCGACCAATATGACAGCGGGGACTTGATCATTAACGGAACCTCGACCAAACATTTCAAGGACAGTGACTGGGATGCTTACCGCAATAACAGTGTGGGCTTTATTTTTCAAAGCTATAATCTGATCTCCCACCTGAGCATTACAGACAATGTGGAAATGGGCATGACCTTAAGCGGCGTGAGTGCCGAGGTTAAACACCGCAAGGCTGTAGAAGCGCTGGAGAAGGTCGGACTGAAGGAGCATATCCACAAAAAGCCCGGCCAGCTATCCGGAGGCCAGATGCAGCGTGTTGCCATCGCCAGAGCACTGGCTAATGATCCCGACATTATTCTTGCCGATGAGCCGACCGGTGCACTGGATACGGTAACCAGCGAACAGATTATGGAGCTGATCAAAGAGATTGCCAAGGATAAACTGGTTGTCATGGTCACCCACAATCCGGAGCTGGCCGAAGCTTATGCCGACCGGACCGTACAGTTTAGGGACGGAAAGGTCATTTCGGACAGCAATCCCCCAAGCGACATTCAGGAGAATACCAATTATCAGCTGAAAAAGACGGCAATGAGCTATTTCACCGCCCTCAAACTATCCGGCAAAAATATCTCCACCAAGAAGTGGAGAACGGCGCTCACCGCCTTCGCCTCCAGCATTGGCATTATCGGTATTGCGCTTATCCTGTCGCTCTCAAACGGGTTCGACAAGCAGATCAGCAGCTATGAATCCGGGGCGTTATCCAATTTCCCGGTGACCATCAATGAATCGGCTGCCAGTATTGATCTGTCCAGCAGGCCCTCGGAAGATGCCGGGAAGGCAAACAAAGAGTGGACAGAATTCACCAGTGCGGGTGAAATCTACCCTTATGATCCATCCGCCAACACAGTTATGCATACTAATGTGCTAAGTGAAGAGTATCTGAATTATCTGGACGGTATCGATTCTGCCCTGCTGGACGGTGTGTCTTACAGCCGCAAGGTGAGCATGAATATACTCAGATCCGACGGAGCTACCGCTGTTCCCGTCGATACAGCAAGTCTGAACTTCACCTCGTATCCCGATAAGCCCGCCGGTGCTGAAGGCAGCTATCTTGCAGATTATTATGATCTGCTCGCCGGTAGCCTGCCCGAGAAGTCCACGGATCTCGTTATGGTCGTCGATGAATATAACCGGATGAGCCAAAGCATTCTAGAAGCCCTCGGCCTCGATTATAAAGCAGCTAACATCAGCTTCGATGATATTGTCGGCCGGGAGTTCAAGCTGATCTATAACGATGATTACTATATTGAATCTGACGGCATGTTTAAGCTAAACGGCAATGCTGCCAATCTGAGTACAATGTATAACAACGGCAATGCCGTCACGTTGAAAATTTCCGGAATCATCCGTAAGCAGCAGGATTCCCCAATGTCCACCATGTCGGCGGGAATTGCTTACTCTGACAGTCTGGCGGAACAGTTTATAACCAATGCGAAGAACTCGGCCATTGTCAAAGCTCAGGAACAGCAGGATCAGGTCAACGTCCTTACAGGGAAGGTATTCTCACAGGTCAATGGCATGGGCAGCGGCATGGGTATGGGCATGGGCTTCGGTATGAGCAGCTCCGGCGCAAGTACTGATCCGGGCAGCTCCATGTCCAAGGAAGATACGCTTGCCGCCTTGGGTGCAGTAGCTACGCCATCCTCAATCTCTTTATATCCTAAAGATTTTGAAGCTAAAGAAGGTATTGTGAAGTATCTGGATCAATGGAACGAAGGCCGCAGTGATAAAGAAATGATTGTCTACACCGATTTGGCTGAGATGGTCACCAGTCTCTCCAGCGGCATTATGGACGGAATCACCATGGTGCTGATCGCTTTTGCCTCCATCTCGCTGGTCGTATCCCTGATTATGATCGGGATTATCACCTACATCTCCGTGCTTGAACGGACCAAAGAAATCGGTGTACTCCGCGCCTTGGGTGCACGCAAAAAGGATATTACGCGTGTCTTCAATGCAGAGACCTGCATTATCGGTTCGCTCTCGGGACTGCTGGGCATCGGGATCGCTTATCTGCTGACCATTCCCGTCAACATCATTCTCAAGTCGATTACCGACCTGTCGAATGTCGCTCAATTAAATCCGCTGCATGCCTTCGGACTCGTCGTACTCAGCGTCGGACTGACCATGCTGGGCGGATTCATCCCTGCCAAATTCGCAGCGAAAAAAGATCCGGTAGTTGCACTGCGCAGCGAATAA
- a CDS encoding MazG nucleotide pyrophosphohydrolase domain-containing protein has translation MNASEFQQYVRAFSEVKGFDTSTIEQRMLYLMTEVGELAKEVLSVSFHPDAERKANLGYEMYDVVWNIFDLANKLDIDLEKAFSEKKGINDLRNWD, from the coding sequence ATGAACGCATCAGAATTTCAGCAGTATGTTAGAGCATTTAGTGAAGTGAAGGGCTTTGATACGAGTACCATTGAGCAGCGGATGTTATACTTGATGACCGAGGTCGGCGAATTAGCCAAAGAAGTGCTGTCCGTGTCCTTTCATCCCGATGCGGAACGAAAGGCGAACCTGGGTTACGAGATGTACGATGTCGTATGGAATATTTTTGATCTGGCCAATAAGCTGGACATTGATCTGGAGAAAGCGTTTAGCGAGAAGAAAGGGATTAATGACCTCAGAAATTGGGATTAG
- the uxaC gene encoding glucuronate isomerase — translation MKALIHEDFLLQSEEARILYHEYAKDLPIIDYHCHLDPQAIAEDKRFNSITEVWLGGDHYKWRALRTFGIDEKYITGNASDEEKFSKWSEVLPFTIGNPLFHWSALELKSYFGIEEQLNPQNWREIYEHCNTLIAGKGFSAQGLITRSNVKWICTTDDPVEDLKYHARIAGQSQNTFKTVVTPTFRPDKALLIEADSFPAYLTSLEQAAGYPITSFALMERALLERIEYFHRQGCMISDHGFSHLPYEEAPASVLEDIFSRRLGGDNLSRLECDQYATALLLAMGRQYAAHGWAMQLHIGAIRNPNTRRFRELGPDTGFDTIGDNSYADRLYKLLDGLDRTGELPKTIIYNLNAAQNDVLAAMTGSFQGDGIKGKIQFGSGWWYNDQKDGMIKQLTSLSNLGLLSCFVGMLTDSRSFLSYTRHEYFRRILCNLIGGWVVNGEAPRDLPFLGRIVQDICYHNADRYFELG, via the coding sequence ATGAAGGCACTGATTCATGAGGATTTTCTGCTGCAGTCTGAGGAAGCCCGGATACTCTACCATGAGTATGCCAAGGACTTGCCGATTATAGACTACCACTGCCATCTTGATCCGCAGGCCATCGCTGAAGATAAACGGTTTAACAGCATCACTGAGGTCTGGCTGGGCGGGGACCATTATAAATGGCGTGCGCTGAGAACCTTTGGCATTGACGAGAAATATATTACAGGCAATGCTTCCGATGAGGAGAAGTTTTCCAAGTGGAGTGAGGTTCTGCCCTTTACAATCGGCAATCCGCTGTTTCACTGGTCGGCCCTAGAATTGAAAAGTTATTTTGGCATAGAGGAGCAGCTGAATCCGCAGAACTGGCGGGAAATCTATGAGCATTGCAATACGCTGATTGCAGGTAAGGGCTTCTCTGCTCAGGGACTCATCACACGCTCCAATGTGAAATGGATCTGCACTACAGATGATCCTGTGGAGGATCTGAAGTACCATGCCCGGATAGCCGGGCAAAGTCAAAACACCTTCAAAACCGTAGTGACGCCGACCTTCCGGCCGGATAAAGCACTGCTGATTGAAGCCGACAGCTTCCCGGCATATCTGACCAGCCTGGAGCAGGCGGCAGGGTACCCGATTACCAGCTTCGCGCTGATGGAACGTGCCCTGCTGGAGCGGATTGAATATTTCCACCGTCAGGGCTGCATGATCTCCGACCACGGGTTCTCGCATCTGCCGTATGAGGAAGCTCCGGCCTCAGTCCTCGAAGACATCTTCAGCAGACGTCTGGGCGGTGACAACCTCAGCAGGCTGGAGTGTGACCAATACGCGACTGCGCTGCTGCTGGCCATGGGCCGGCAATACGCTGCGCACGGCTGGGCCATGCAGCTGCATATCGGGGCAATCCGTAATCCGAATACGCGCAGATTCCGCGAGCTGGGACCAGATACTGGCTTCGATACCATTGGCGACAACAGCTATGCCGACCGGTTATATAAGCTGCTCGACGGGCTTGACCGGACCGGAGAGCTGCCCAAGACGATCATTTACAATCTGAATGCGGCACAGAATGATGTGCTGGCAGCGATGACCGGTTCTTTTCAGGGCGACGGCATCAAGGGCAAAATCCAGTTCGGCTCCGGCTGGTGGTACAACGACCAGAAGGACGGCATGATCAAGCAGCTGACATCCCTGTCGAATCTTGGTCTGCTCAGCTGCTTTGTCGGCATGCTGACGGATTCCAGATCGTTCCTGTCCTACACGCGCCACGAGTATTTCCGCCGTATTCTGTGCAACCTGATCGGAGGCTGGGTCGTAAACGGCGAAGCGCCAAGGGATCTGCCTTTCCTGGGCCGCATCGTGCAGGATATCTGTTATCATAATGCTGACCGCTATTTTGAATTAGGCTGA
- a CDS encoding mannitol dehydrogenase family protein, which produces MLRLSRTSILDEAASWEAAGVELPKFDYDTIAENTLAKPEWIHFGAGNIFRGFVANAHQKLLDSGTADTGIIAAETFDFEMIDKVYKPYDNLTLLVLMNARGDFQKKIVSSIVEGLAADKNREDDYNRLTEVFENPSLQMASFTITEKGYSLTGPNGQYLGIVEKDIAGGPEQPVHAMSIVASLAYKRYQKGAYPMTFVSMDNCSHNGDKLKNGVVTIAREWAAKGLVEAGFVVYLENEQLITFPLSMIDKITPRPSETVQAALLEQGIGEMDVIVTSKNTYTAPFVNAEISEYLVIEDKFTNGRPPLEQAGIIFTDRDTVNKVETMKVTTCLNPLHTALAVSGCLLGYTLIADEMKDDTLRKFVEIIGYTEGLPVVVDPGILSPKQFLDEVLKERFANPFIPDTPQRIATDTSQKVGIRFGETIKSYIRREDLDPAGLTAIPLAIAVWCRYLLGVDDEGNAFTLSSDPLLETLQGHLQGVKLGDAASNVRAILQDEQLFGVKLYNIGLGDKIEGMFYELLAGPGAVRSTLEKYLK; this is translated from the coding sequence ATGCTGCGCCTGAGCCGAACCAGTATCCTGGATGAGGCAGCCTCATGGGAGGCTGCTGGAGTCGAACTTCCCAAATTCGACTATGACACAATAGCGGAGAACACGCTGGCGAAGCCGGAATGGATTCATTTCGGTGCGGGCAATATTTTCCGCGGATTCGTGGCGAATGCCCATCAGAAGCTGCTGGACAGCGGCACAGCGGACACGGGCATCATCGCGGCGGAGACGTTTGACTTCGAGATGATCGATAAAGTCTACAAGCCGTATGATAATCTGACCCTGCTGGTACTGATGAATGCGCGCGGCGATTTCCAGAAGAAAATCGTCAGCAGCATCGTAGAAGGCCTCGCCGCCGATAAGAACCGTGAAGATGATTACAACAGGCTGACGGAGGTGTTCGAGAACCCGAGCCTGCAGATGGCCAGCTTCACGATCACGGAGAAGGGGTATTCCCTGACCGGCCCGAACGGCCAATATCTCGGCATCGTCGAGAAGGACATTGCGGGCGGTCCGGAGCAGCCCGTTCATGCCATGAGTATTGTCGCTTCGCTTGCATACAAGCGGTATCAGAAGGGTGCCTACCCGATGACCTTCGTCAGCATGGACAACTGCTCCCATAACGGCGATAAGCTGAAGAATGGGGTCGTAACCATTGCCAGAGAATGGGCCGCCAAGGGGTTGGTGGAAGCAGGCTTCGTGGTTTACCTGGAGAATGAGCAGCTGATCACCTTCCCGCTGTCGATGATCGACAAAATCACGCCGCGCCCGTCGGAAACGGTGCAGGCAGCACTGCTTGAGCAGGGCATCGGTGAGATGGATGTGATTGTTACCTCCAAGAATACCTATACTGCCCCGTTTGTAAACGCTGAGATCAGTGAATATCTGGTCATTGAAGACAAGTTCACGAACGGCCGTCCTCCGCTTGAGCAGGCGGGCATTATTTTCACCGACCGGGATACCGTCAACAAGGTGGAGACGATGAAGGTGACCACCTGCCTTAATCCGCTGCATACCGCACTCGCCGTATCGGGCTGTCTGCTCGGCTATACCCTGATTGCCGATGAGATGAAGGACGATACGCTGCGCAAATTCGTGGAAATCATCGGCTACACGGAAGGGCTGCCGGTTGTTGTTGATCCGGGCATCCTTAGTCCGAAGCAGTTCCTGGATGAGGTGCTGAAGGAGCGCTTCGCCAATCCATTTATTCCCGACACGCCGCAGCGGATTGCAACCGATACCTCGCAGAAGGTCGGCATCCGCTTTGGGGAAACGATTAAATCGTATATCCGCAGAGAGGATCTTGATCCGGCTGGGCTGACAGCGATTCCGCTGGCGATTGCCGTCTGGTGCCGCTATCTGCTGGGCGTGGATGATGAAGGGAACGCCTTCACCCTCAGTTCTGACCCGCTGCTCGAAACACTGCAGGGGCATCTGCAGGGCGTGAAGCTGGGGGACGCCGCGTCGAATGTGCGGGCAATTCTGCAAGATGAGCAGCTGTTCGGCGTGAAGCTGTATAACATCGGCCTGGGCGATAAGATTGAAGGCATGTTCTATGAGCTGCTGGCCGGACCGGGAGCGGTAAGAAGCACACTGGAGAAATATCTGAAATAA
- the uxuA gene encoding mannonate dehydratase — translation MNMTWRWYGEGNDNITLDHVRQIPGVMGIVWSLHDKVAGEVWEMGRIQEVADQITAKGFSTAVVESVNVHDDIKIGLPTRDKYIDIYIDTIRKLATVGVKVICYNFMPVFDWTRTELYKELPDGSNALFYEKAAITDNPREMVDRILQGAGQFTMPGWEPERLAKLDELFAAYADVTEDKLFDNLQYFLERIIPVCEEVDIKMAIHPDDPAWPIFGLPRIIRSRDTIRRFLDLVDSPYNGLTFCTGSLGTNPENDLPAMIREFHDRIYFAHIRNVKVFDNGDFIEVSHRGRDGSVDVAEVVKAYHENGYTGYVRPDHGRHLWGEEKNCRPGYGLYDRAMGIMYLLGVWDSLDNVKGAK, via the coding sequence ATGAACATGACGTGGAGATGGTATGGCGAAGGGAACGATAACATCACGCTTGACCATGTACGGCAGATTCCGGGGGTAATGGGTATCGTCTGGTCGCTGCACGATAAGGTAGCCGGTGAGGTCTGGGAGATGGGGCGGATACAGGAAGTGGCGGATCAGATTACGGCCAAGGGCTTCAGCACCGCCGTGGTGGAAAGTGTCAACGTTCATGATGATATCAAGATCGGCCTGCCGACCCGTGACAAATATATCGACATCTATATCGATACAATCCGTAAGCTCGCAACAGTCGGCGTTAAAGTCATCTGCTATAACTTCATGCCGGTGTTCGACTGGACGCGCACAGAGCTGTACAAGGAGCTGCCGGACGGTTCGAATGCCCTCTTTTATGAAAAGGCTGCCATTACCGATAATCCGCGTGAGATGGTGGACCGGATTCTCCAAGGCGCAGGACAATTCACCATGCCGGGCTGGGAGCCGGAACGGCTGGCGAAGCTGGATGAGCTGTTTGCAGCTTATGCAGATGTGACGGAAGACAAACTGTTCGACAACCTGCAATATTTCCTGGAGCGTATTATTCCGGTATGTGAAGAAGTGGATATCAAAATGGCAATTCACCCGGATGATCCGGCCTGGCCGATCTTTGGCCTGCCGCGCATTATCCGCAGCCGCGATACGATCCGCCGTTTTCTGGATTTAGTAGACAGCCCTTACAATGGCCTGACTTTCTGTACTGGGTCGCTTGGTACGAATCCGGAGAACGACCTCCCGGCGATGATTCGCGAGTTCCATGACCGGATTTATTTTGCCCATATCCGCAATGTGAAGGTATTTGACAACGGAGACTTCATCGAAGTATCCCACCGCGGCCGGGATGGCAGCGTAGATGTGGCGGAAGTCGTTAAGGCCTACCACGAGAACGGATACACGGGTTATGTGCGTCCGGACCACGGCCGTCATCTGTGGGGGGAAGAGAAAAACTGCCGTCCGGGGTATGGCTTGTACGACCGGGCGATGGGTATCATGTACCTGCTCGGCGTATGGGACAGCCTGGATAATGTGAAGGGGGCGAAATAA
- a CDS encoding GntR family transcriptional regulator, whose protein sequence is MSIKEQIMKTLKHEILTLTLKPGTILSETVLSERFQISRTPLRDVLKQLSLESYIDIYPKKGNLVSFIDLESVEQIIYLRSVLEKEIMKYLSSHLVLKGVHELKEILDRQKAAIHEEDATEHFLNLDDSFHAALFRLAGREFLWNLIQQSNVHYVRYRRLHMLRQEKLEEIWTEHQRILEYMTSQETDKLDALIHHHLREDINSLYLQENFADYIKA, encoded by the coding sequence ATGTCGATCAAAGAACAAATCATGAAGACGCTCAAGCATGAAATTCTGACCCTGACGCTGAAGCCCGGCACTATTCTCAGTGAGACTGTTCTATCCGAACGGTTCCAGATTTCGCGGACCCCGCTGCGTGATGTGCTGAAACAGCTCAGTCTGGAATCCTATATTGATATCTATCCGAAGAAGGGCAACCTGGTTTCGTTCATAGATCTGGAGTCGGTTGAACAGATTATTTATTTGCGCAGCGTCCTGGAAAAAGAGATCATGAAATATCTCTCGTCTCATCTGGTGCTGAAGGGTGTTCATGAGCTGAAGGAGATTCTGGACAGGCAGAAGGCTGCGATCCATGAAGAGGATGCCACGGAGCATTTTCTCAACCTGGACGATTCGTTCCACGCTGCCCTTTTCCGGCTGGCCGGAAGGGAATTCCTGTGGAATCTGATCCAGCAGTCCAATGTGCATTATGTCAGATACCGGCGGCTGCACATGCTCCGTCAGGAGAAGCTGGAGGAGATCTGGACGGAGCACCAGCGTATCCTTGAATACATGACCTCTCAGGAAACGGACAAGCTAGACGCGCTGATCCATCACCATTTGCGCGAAGACATTAACTCGCTCTATTTGCAGGAGAACTTCGCAGACTACATCAAAGCTTAG